Genomic window (Helianthus annuus cultivar XRQ/B chromosome 3, HanXRQr2.0-SUNRISE, whole genome shotgun sequence):
TTCGGTCTCTCTAACAAACCTTAACGTGTATGCATGTTTAGTATGCGGTAAATATTTCCAAGGCCGAGGCCACAAGTCGCATGCATACACTCACAGCCTTGAAGCCGGGCACCATGTCTTCATCAATCTCCGGTCAGAAAAGGTATACTGCCTGCCCGATGGTTACGAAATCATCGACCCTTCATTGGACGATATCCGAGGTGTTCTCAATCCAAGGTTTAACACAGACCTAGTTCTACAACTTGATAAAAACCCTCAATGGTCAAGGGCGATTGATGGGTCTCAATATTATCTTCCTGGAATGGTGGGGCTTAATAACATTAAGGAGACTGGTTTTGTTAATGTTGTTATTCAGTCTTTAATGCGAGTGACTCCGTTTAGAAACTTTTTTCTCATTCCTGAGAATTACAAGGACTGTAAATCGATACTGGTTCATCGGTTTGGTGAGCTCACGAGGAAGATATGGCATGCGAAGAACTTTAAAGGACATGTTAGTCCTCATGAGTTTTTGCAAGCGGTTATGAAGGCCAGTAGTTTGCGGTTTCGTATAGGTGTGCAGTCTGATCCTGTTGAGTTTATGTCATGGCTTCTGAACACCATCCATGCAGACCTTAAAAGTAATTCAAGGATAAGGAACAACAACATTGTTCATCACTGTTTTCAGGGAGAATTGGAGGTTGTGAAAGACGGTGCTGATGCAAGTCGGATGCCATTTTTGATGCTTGGACTGGATTTGCCAGCACCACCACTTTGTAACGACACGATTCCTCAAGTTTCACTTTTCAACATATTTAAGAAGTTTGATGGGGAGACTGTAAATGAAGTAGCGCGTGTGAGGTATCGTGTTACAAGACTTCCACGGTATCTTATCCTTCACATGCGACGCTTTACAAAGAATGATTTCTTTGTGGAGAAAAATCCAACCATTGTTAACTTCCCAATGAAGAATCTGGAGCTGAAGGATTATATAGCATTACCTACATCAAATAAGTATGATTTGGTTGCAAACATTGTTCATGATGGCAAACCAGGTGATGGATCATATAGGGTGTTTGTTCAGTGCAAGTCTGAAGAGGTCTGGTATGAGATGCAAGATCTTCATGTTGCTGAAACACTTCCGGAGATGGTTGGAGTATCCGAGGCTTACATGCAGATATATGAGAAGCAGCAGTAGCAGCCGCATTCATTGTTACGCTCCGAACCAGAGGTTATTGCTGATTCTAGATTATTGGAAACACCCAAAAACTCTTTCAATTTGCATTTTTTCTCATATTATGACCTCATCTATTCTTGTGAAACTTGTTATCTATATAGGTTGTTATGACAATATGACTTATGATAGATAATATATTGCTCCCTGTCTCAAATTGCAACTTTTGGTTGTTGATGCACATCACTAGTATTCTACCTCATGCCCAATTGCCATGAACACTTGCATTTTTTAGTTATTGGAAAATTTTAAGCAATTTCCTTTTTAGTTTTCTTTTTCCttatttattttgatgatttaCATATATAGCAGGAAGGAGCAAGCAAAGAGGACACTGAACTGCTGCCAAATTTTACATTTATTGGTGATGGTGGAGCTCGAAAAACTAATTGTGTGAGGAGTAATGACAGAATGGCGCCGAAACGCCCATCGAACATTATCTCTCACCTGAAAATGCTGTATGATCTACTCATCCCTCTCACTATCTCTCTACACACTGTTAGGTTTGAAAAGTTGTACACCGGTTTATAGTCTGATACAAGAAATTAAATGAGGTTTTACTGCTATCAAATTAGATTGGTAAATGTCAACCGTATATTTGGATTCACAAGGATACAATATATATAGATAACATATAAAGAAGGAGAATCAAAATATGATAATCTAGGAACAAATCATGCTCTTGGCTAAAGGATAAACTACTATGGAGGGGAGAATAGTTACAATCAATATAAAGATGGTTACATGTACCTAAGGCATTAGCTCTGCGTATAAAGATGGTTACATAAAGCGTATTTATAAATACGCTTTATGTAAAACCAAAAGCGGCTCATGTACTTGGTTTGGTTGTAGGCGTACTTGATTTAGATGAATTAACCATAAAGTTAAGGAAGAAGTGGTGAATTAACCAAAGTAAGATGAATTAGAAATTTGACCAGAGTTGGTGATGGTGAATCATGTAGGTCCaggtttcgggaccgaaaccgtgattttcatgataatgttcaaagatggaagagataagagaggataaacaaacaaactttgtattaatccggtagtaaacattacaagtcggcccggttacatgacaaccgaactaataccaaagaagtatacatccggggagaaaccaagtggtgatttctcccggtgaggtctcagacctccattcactctctagcacacacttgtgctctcactcttgtgttgcaaatgacaaagtgttggtatttataccaaaacacaggctgcaggtcgaaggatcagactgactggtcgaaacatcatccttcgatcagacagtcttcgaaagatacacacatacctcgaatgatatccttcgaggtccatccttcgatgggtatctttcgagctcatcgaaggatattcataatccttcgatgccttatccttcgacaccaataacaacacagcaactttgtctagcaacacacacacacagtcaaaccaacaaccctctcgtttgaccacttcaaacgagcgggtctatacacgttcgtttgaccgtttcactaactattacaaattcagcataaaataaaactaatctattcgacaagcatcggacacaaaatctgcatcaacaaatcaACCATAAAATTAAGGAAAAAGTGGTAACCTTGTTGAGAACAGCACGGGCAAAAGAGGGTCGAAAGGGCATTCGACAACACATACTTGATTTAGTTCTAGGCGATCTTCTGAAGGGCAGTAGCATTAGCATCTTTTGACACAATGACACCCATGGGAAACCTGGTTACATAACACAAGTTTGAATATTTTAAGAAGGATCTAAATAGTCCAATGATAGggtatatatgtatattattacCATGTCCGGTGGCCTGTATTGAGATCTTTAATAGCCGTTGCTTTTGTAAGCGGCGCCACTTAAGAACCCATAATTGAATGTGTTGCATTAGAGGATAAACACTTATCATAATGTTCGGCTTGCACTCTATTCAACCGGCCTCAACCTCCTTGCAATGCGAGATTTGACACAAACATCATTAATAGTTAAGGAATGGGTCGAAAATGATTGACCTTTGCGCAAGTCAAAACGGGTCATTGGGCTCGGCTGACCCGCACACACTTTTTTATCCATTATATTTCAATCGGTTTTAAATTAAAAGATTAACGCCGGAGGAGGCGAGGTCTCTAATTTTGCCGTTTTCTGTGGATGAGGTCAAGGCGGCCGTGTGGGAATGTGGGGGTAATAAAGCACCAGGTCCTTACGGTATTACTTTCACACTTATAAAGAAATTTTGGGATGAACTAAAGACCATGGTAATGGAGATGATGCAACAATTTTTTATTCATGGGTCTTTACATCACACGAGCAGTTCATCATTCGTTTCACTCATTCCTAAGGTAACTGATCCAATCGCTTTTTCTGATTTCAGACCTATTTCATTGATTGGAGTGGTTAACAAAATCATCTCCAAAGTACTTGCAAATCGTATTAAAGGTGTAATAAAAAGTGTTATATCGAGTGAACAATCCGCGTTTGTGACGGGTAAGAACATCGTTGATGGGCAGTTGGTCATAAATGAGGTAGTGGGTTGGgcaaagaaaacaaaaaaaagtgTGTTTGTATTCAAGGCGGACATAGAAAAAGCATACGACACGCTCAACTGGAAATTTTTTATTTCCATTTTGACGCATATGGGGTTTCCGCCAAAGTGGAGGACTTGGGTCATGGGCATTTTATTTACAGGAAGGGGTTCGGTCTTAATAAATGGATCCCCTTCAGGTGAATTTCATTATAGGAGAGGGTTAAGGCAAGAGGATCGATTATCCCCTTTTTTGTTAATTGTGGCTATGGAAGCTATCCATGTGATGATGACAAGAGCCGTGAGTTCGGGTGTTTTTGTGGGTGTAAAACTACCGAGCGATGGCCCTTATCTTAGTCACATGTTATTCGCGGATGACtcaatatttaatatttattggGGATTGGACTGAGGTAAATGTGCGAAATCTAAAAAGAATACTAAGATGTTTTTCCTTAGTATCGGGGCTGAAAGTGAATCCTAAGAAAAGTCAGTTATTTGGTGTAGGTAAAGAAACACAAGAAGTAACCCGTATGCCATAAATTTTTAATTGTAAGGCAAGCAATTTTCCATTTACTTATTTGGGATTGAAAGTTGGTGCAAATATGAATAGGGTTATAAATTGGAAAGAAGTAATCGATACTTTTAACAAGAGGTTGTCAAATTGGAAGGCAAGATTATTGTCATTTGCCGGTCGAGTGACACTAATTAAATCTGTATTGGGTAGTTTACCGAACTACTACTTATCTTTGTATAAGTGTCCCATTGCGGTCATAAAAATAATGGAGGGTATACGAAGGAGATTCTTATGGGGAGGTTGTTGTCTAAACAATAAAGTTTGATGGGTTAAATGGTAAAGAGATGTGGCATCAAAAAAGTTTAGGGGTCTCGGGGTGGGGAGTATTAGAGATTTGAATTTGGCTCTATTGATAAAGTGGTGGTGGCGTATGAAGAAGGAACCTGAGCAAATGTGGGTGAGAGTAATACAATAAATTCACCATAACTCACGAAGAGTCAACTCAATTCCGATAAAGAAGACTACTATCGGTATTTGAAAAAGAATTGGGGAGATCAAGAAGGAttttagaaaatataatattgATGTAACAAGGTGCTTAACAAGCAAAGTGGGGGTAGGTGACAAAACTCTATTTTGGGTGGACACTTGGGTTGGCGAATCACGGCTGGAGATTGTTTCCCTCTGATGTATTCCCTTGCAAAACAAAAGAGAGCAAAAGTTTGTGAAAATTATACAGTTATTAATGGTGCAAGATTATGGGATTGGGCATAGCTAAGGGCTCCGAACTCTGACTCGGAAAAGGGCAAAATGGAGGATTTGAATAACTTAATACAACAACAAAATGTGTCTCAAATGGGGGATATATGGGGCTGGAAAAACGAAAAAGATGGGGACTTTTCAGTTAGAGGCGTACAGAAACCGTTAGAAGACAAATTTGATCTTAATAACGTACCAGCCGACTTCATTTGGAATAGATGGGCAACGTTGAAATGTAATATGTTTGTTTGGCGTGCGGTGGATGGCAAGATACCAGCTGTTGTTTCAGTAAGAAGGCGGGGCATCAACACTTATGTGGTGTGCAAAATGTGTGATCAAGACGAAGAAACGGCAGATCATGTTTTGATAATTTGCAGGTTTGCGGATACGATTTGGAGGAATGTGTTCATATGGAGCTAAGGGATGTGTTTGTTGGTTTTATATTTTGTTCCTGTTACCATTCAAAAAAATTTAGGTTTATTATTTTTTCTATTTACCTTACAAAATATCCATATAAgcattaaaagaaaaaaattaggTTTATTATTTTTTCTATTTACTTTACAAAATATCCAGATAaacattaaaagaaaaaaaaatagaagaaaATAATAGTAACCTCTTGACCTGATAATTAGGCTATTAGGATACAAGTTGAGTTACTTtataaagacaaaaaaaaaaaaaaaatttggattACTTAACAGGAACAACAAACTTGGTTAGATTtttagggtggagatacaataagaagtttatttggctaggaaagataggaagtgatcttgaccatccattaagttaatcaagggctaagattaaatcagagaaattgaaaggaagaaaagaggcgcgtgggtTTGTTCAAGGACATTCTAGTCAAtacaagccaatagtttctctctcctccaattccccctcattttttaaacgttaataactctttcatacgacattatttttttttataaaaattgcaccaaaaaaacgagcgtttttttatctttaaaacgagtatactattgctatattttaaaaataaaaaataaaacccagttgcgtaaaacgcaatagaaaaaccaccagttacgtaaaacgcaatgaaaaaaaaaacctaaaagatgacatttttctaaaatgcaatgcaccaaaaacaaaaagaaatgacttatttgtaaaacgcaatggccagaaaacacacaaaaatgtcttatttgtaaaacgcaatggccagaaaacacataaaaatatgttttacctaaaacgcaatgcaccaaaaacacaaagaaatgacttatttgtaaaacgcaatggccagaatacacttaaaatgtctgttttctaaaacgcaatggactgaaaacacaaagaaatgtcttatatgtaaaacgcaatggccagaaaacacttaaaaatgactcattctaaaacgcaatggactgaaaacacctaaaaatgtgttttacctaaaacgcaatgactaaaaacacttaaaaatgtgttttttttttctaaaacgcaatagccagaaaccacataaaactctcttatttctaaaacgcaatggacacataaaactgtctgtcactgtgaactgtctacgaattactgtcttcgaaatgagccaatttatggaaaattaatttttctaatgcgtttttagtacagaaaccacataaaactctctgccccttggaccccgccaggggctgccgcccctgggaccccgctaccgggggctgccgcccccggacccctgcaaagatcgtaaaacgcaatgactaaatcaaaaacccagatcatgaaaatgaaattaaagaatttcttacatggattgaagccgatttcttcatcaattgacgaaatttgaatgatagaaacacttatcaacgctcgaatcgaacgaaacgagtgattatctccaaaatcaccggaaaaaacgagattttttttttatgaaattaaactgggttttcttaaaaaaaaaaaaagctgaagaacacgttgatcgggttctgaatcattgattggtgatgaaaatcgcactataatgtagtgattattgagatagaaagtgaagaaatagttgaagatggtgggttttgaaaatgatgggtttttgaatttactgggttttgaaaaagaaagaagaaggagttggattgactaaaatactctttctctttattttaaaatttgccacatgtcataatcctatggcttgcTATCCTTATCTTTTCCCTAGATTTATATGGTATTTTCCCTAAAAGAAGAGAAAAGTTAAGCTCTAGTAATCGCGGGTGAGAGAATTATATATAATTACAAAAAGCAACAAAGGGTACCAATAATTGACTCACACCCATTCGGAAAACTAACAATCAATTTCATCCCATTTGCACCTCTTAGCACACACCGCTTcgtaatatatattatataaacttACAAAAAGAAAGTTAGAGTATGTTAGATTAACTTAATAGTTGTGTCTTTACATCACACCCTTAAATAATACCTTTGATTTAGTAAACACATAAGATATATGTTATGCCAACCCAACCCAAAAGTCACGTCTGTTATGTTTAAAATCACGTCTGTTAGAAAAGTTTCTTTTCATATATCATATACATATGTATATCAACATTCCCTTCTCTATGTCTATACAAATCATGCCGCTTCAATAACGGCTACCACCATTCTAACCAACTTACGCAACCAATAAAAACATTGATATCCAACCCACGACGCATCTCTTCGGTAAGAATTAAGAGACCGACACCAAAATACAAACCAACCCACCGCGCCTCTTCATCTCTTTCCGTGCCCTCCACGTTACGTTTTTCATCACCAAAATATAAACCAACCCAACGCCTCTTTTTTTAAATCAACTTCCATCTGCGCCGGAGACGTAGGTCGAATCCAGAAAGAGAGAGAtgatattttcacaaaaccacGGCTACTGCCGGAACGGAAAATTAGTCGAATCGGTAGAAAAGTTATGAGAAAAAATACAGATTCTGACCATCCTCTTTCCCCGGAAATCAGATATCTCTATCTCTCGCCGGAAAACCGAAGCCTCGGATATGACTGGCGCCGGATCGAGACTGAAATCGTGTCGGATCTGCTATGGTTATcttggtggtggcggtgatggATGGTTGTTATGCCGGTAGCGGTTGGTGTTGGATGGTGGTTGTGATAGTCGTAGTCAAGACTCAAGAACATAGCCAGATAATCTAGGGAGAGAAGATAGAGAATGAAGTTTTCCTCTGGATATTGATTGTGAAAAATACCGGAGGCGATACATGGTTTTTGAAAAAAGATATGTTTATGTCTTCATGATTTGATATTCTTTTTTTTATAGTGTAGTTATTATCCTTTAAATCTGAAAACCATTGATATTTAGATAGATGCTAATCTTTTTTTATAGTGTAGTTTTATTCTTTAAATCTGAAAACCATAGATATTTTCAAACTGGACTATTTATTGTTCTTTCTGCATATTTCAAATCAATTATATTTACTATAAATTTCATGTATTAAATCCAAACTCTACAAAATAGTTTCATTTGTATGTATGTAATTTATAATAAACCATCGATTTAAAATTGTATTTTGTTTTCTTGCTTCTTCATTTTCCTTTCATGTTTCCCTTTCGTGGTATTGTATTGTTTTTTagagagttaattactgttttcgtccctgaggtttgttaaaactaacggtttcagtccattagtttcattttcgtaaccatttcagtccactaacttaactccatccatttattttgttaactttgagttaactaactaattcagggacaGTTTCcgtcagttttagaaacacagggacttaagtgtaaactctaaaacattaaaacaaaaaaaatagtaaattccaaaaaaccaaacaaattccaaaaaattctaaaaaataataaaaattctaaaaaaacataaaaattctaaaaaattcgtttcggcgcgaactgtttcgaacccaaaccgtttcgagcttaaccgtttcgacg
Coding sequences:
- the LOC110928242 gene encoding U4/U6.U5 tri-snRNP-associated protein 2-like, which codes for MKRQDVKNTTNDEEQQLIKKQKVVETSSCPYLDTVNRQVLDFDFEKCCSVSLTNLNVYACLVCGKYFQGRGHKSHAYTHSLEAGHHVFINLRSEKVYCLPDGYEIIDPSLDDIRGVLNPRFNTDLVLQLDKNPQWSRAIDGSQYYLPGMVGLNNIKETGFVNVVIQSLMRVTPFRNFFLIPENYKDCKSILVHRFGELTRKIWHAKNFKGHVSPHEFLQAVMKASSLRFRIGVQSDPVEFMSWLLNTIHADLKSNSRIRNNNIVHHCFQGELEVVKDGADASRMPFLMLGLDLPAPPLCNDTIPQVSLFNIFKKFDGETVNEVARVRYRVTRLPRYLILHMRRFTKNDFFVEKNPTIVNFPMKNLELKDYIALPTSNKYDLVANIVHDGKPGDGSYRVFVQCKSEEVWYEMQDLHVAETLPEMVGVSEAYMQIYEKQQ